TGTGCCAGTACTGCGCCGAACCGGTCGGGCCCGGGGCGGGCGTGCCCACCGACTGGCACTTCGCCCACCTCGCGGCGCGTGCCACCGGCGGCACCGGGCTCATCCTCACCGAGGCGACGGCCGTCAGCCCCGAGGGGCGGATCAGCCCGGCCGACCTCGGTATCTGGAACGACACCCAGGTCGCCGCGTTCCGCCGGATCACCGACTTCGTCAAGTCGCAGGGCTCGGTGGCCGGCATCCAGCTGGCCCATGCCGGGCGCAAGGCGTCGACCGCCGCCCCCTGGACCGGCGGCGGACCCGTCGGGCCCGACGCGCACGGCTGGACGCCCGTCGCGCCCAGCCCGCTGCCGTTCGACACCGGCCACCCCGTGCCCCACGAGCTGACGACCGACGAGATCCAGGGCATCGTCGCGGACTTCCGCGAGGGCGCGCGCCGCTCGCTCGAAGCGGGGTTCCAGGTCGTCGAGGTGCACGGCGCGCACGGCTACCTCATCGGCCAGTTCCTCTCCCCGCACAGCAACAGGCGCACCGACGAGTACGGCGGCGGCTACGAGAACCGCGTCCGGTTCGCCCTCCAGGTCGTCGACGCCGTGCGCGAGGTGTGGCCCGAGGACCTGCCCGTCCTCTTCCGCATCTCCGCCACGGACTGGCTCACCGAGAACGCCGACGACGAGCGCGAGGGCTGGACCGCCGACGAGACCGTGCGGCTGGCCGCCGAACTGCGGGCCCACGGCGTCGACCTGCTGGACGTCTCCACCGGCGGGAACGCCCCCCGCGCCCGCATCACGGCCGAGCCCGGCTACCAGGTCCCGTTCGCCGAGCGCGTGAAGCGCGAGACCGGCCTGCCCGTCGCGGCCGTGGGCCTGATCACCGACCCGCAGCAGGCCGAGAAGATCATCACGGAGGAGCGCGCGGACGCCGTCCTCCTCGGCCGCGAACTGCTGCGCAACCCGTTCTGGGCGCAGCACGCGGCGCGCGAACTGTCCGGCACGGTACGCGTTCCCGAGCAGTACGAGTACGCGATCTGACCCACTGCCCGCCACCGCCCGCCCTTCGCGCACACCCCGCCCCGGCCCGCCCGGGACGTGCGCGAAGGGCGGACGCGCGTACCGTCACGCGGCAACCTTTCACCGCGCGTTCACCGGGTATGACGACCGGGGCATTCCCTCCCGCGCCCCGGGGATCTACGCTCGGCCGCGAATCGATCACCGTTGTCCCCGGCCGCACCCCGGACGAAGACAACGTTGTCCGAACTCCCCGGAAGGTACCGCGACATGCCCACCAGACCGTTGCCCGCGGCCCGGCGCCTCGCCGCGCGAACAGCCGCCGTACTCGTCACCGGCGCACTGGCCGCCGC
This window of the Streptomyces sp. 840.1 genome carries:
- a CDS encoding NADH:flavin oxidoreductase/NADH oxidase, whose amino-acid sequence is MSALFEPFTLRSLVVPNRVWMAPMCQYCAEPVGPGAGVPTDWHFAHLAARATGGTGLILTEATAVSPEGRISPADLGIWNDTQVAAFRRITDFVKSQGSVAGIQLAHAGRKASTAAPWTGGGPVGPDAHGWTPVAPSPLPFDTGHPVPHELTTDEIQGIVADFREGARRSLEAGFQVVEVHGAHGYLIGQFLSPHSNRRTDEYGGGYENRVRFALQVVDAVREVWPEDLPVLFRISATDWLTENADDEREGWTADETVRLAAELRAHGVDLLDVSTGGNAPRARITAEPGYQVPFAERVKRETGLPVAAVGLITDPQQAEKIITEERADAVLLGRELLRNPFWAQHAARELSGTVRVPEQYEYAI